In the Calditrichota bacterium genome, one interval contains:
- a CDS encoding T9SS type A sorting domain-containing protein, whose translation NELNVAVTSNIQIQFSENIDAGTIDENTFNVDGSVTGQISGIYAISNENVTFDPDNDFKNGEIITITLTSGIKDINGKSLLNPFSWQFIIETENGCGNYQYIPGTDDIVITINPKFPISPFRVKGGDIDGDSDIDVICAFSGGIGSSKISWCENGNSWNETVILNYIPRVVEILAVDIDNDGDLDVVSANNMPVTIRWFENGNSWNETTITSSLTRLYDIFAADIDGDGDQDIIAAFGEENTVAWYENGNSWNETIITTTAQGASALFAADIDNDGDLDVLCASSLDNKVAWYENGNSWNETIITTNNPSALGIFAADIDNDGDIDVISNSGTDNKLFWYENGNSWNETIVSNSAKYEKDILATDVDGDGDLDIVSYSSDNIRWYENGNSWSENAISSFGKTINAIDATDIDGDGDADLLVSINRDKIVKYPNYCLDYGDAPQVTPKPEEYPTLLANNGPRHEISSDLYLGSLIDSESDGQRTANADGDDTDADGDDEDGIDPAQLEISEGMIPVIDVNVVNNTGNTATVKGWIDYDGDGDFDAGESATSTTSASGVVSLTFPQVPTGAASATFARFRVSTDASSLTGPGGFSMNGEVEDYQVTITLPPDVDVTKDDTLITDNDGDGLADPGDQIRYTTVVTNTGDGDGKNAVFSDTPDANTTLVTGSVSSTQGTVTSGNGAGDTKVEVNIGTLLNTTGVDTITFDVTVNSSIPANITHLCNQGLVSGSNFDDEITDDPDTAPYEDSTCTEVDDDFDDDGVKNAEEGDADRDGDGIPDHQDYDPSGWIYNEDNGDIISGGTISVSPSAGVNIIQDGSSGYYQFTISQNGDYTLSYNPPSGFNLSSTCSEQSGKLDPDPATDPNPYVVGAGSKDGTSNKMTNWNCGDNPYYWDFHLEVGDPVIINNNIPLHPQPTNITLSYFTAELDQNGILIQWGTETEPDNAGFNIFRSQQENGEYSKVNDNLIPAQGNATTGTNYTYLDSPEQSGNYFYKLQSTALTGQNTFYGPISIILTSANINKNTIPDNYALSQNYPNPFNPETSIEYALPEPAQVTLSIYDINGHLVRKLVSGKQAAGVHLAIWDGRDNAGAKVVSGIYFYHFKAVSKNQIFSKTNKMILMK comes from the coding sequence AACAGAAAATGGATGTGGAAATTATCAATACATTCCAGGAACTGATGACATCGTTATAACTATTAATCCCAAATTTCCTATTTCTCCATTCAGAGTTAAAGGTGGGGACATCGATGGAGATAGTGATATTGATGTAATCTGCGCTTTTTCGGGTGGTATTGGTTCTTCAAAAATATCATGGTGTGAAAATGGCAATTCATGGAATGAAACTGTCATTTTAAATTACATTCCCCGTGTAGTAGAAATATTAGCAGTTGATATAGATAATGATGGTGACCTTGATGTTGTGAGTGCTAATAATATGCCAGTGACTATCCGTTGGTTTGAGAATGGAAACTCGTGGAATGAAACAACAATTACAAGTAGTTTGACGCGTCTATATGATATCTTTGCGGCTGATATCGATGGAGATGGAGATCAGGATATTATTGCTGCTTTCGGTGAGGAAAATACTGTTGCCTGGTATGAAAATGGGAACTCGTGGAATGAAACAATAATTACTACAACTGCACAAGGTGCTTCCGCCCTTTTTGCTGCTGACATTGATAATGATGGGGATTTAGATGTCCTTTGCGCTTCTTCCCTTGATAATAAAGTTGCCTGGTATGAAAATGGCAATTCCTGGAATGAAACAATAATTACAACAAATAATCCTTCTGCACTTGGAATTTTTGCTGCTGATATTGATAACGATGGAGACATTGATGTTATTTCGAATTCTGGTACGGATAATAAACTATTTTGGTATGAAAATGGTAATTCATGGAATGAGACAATCGTTTCAAATAGTGCAAAATACGAAAAGGATATTTTAGCAACCGATGTTGACGGAGATGGGGATTTAGACATTGTCTCATATTCAAGCGATAATATTCGCTGGTATGAGAATGGAAATTCATGGAGTGAAAATGCTATTTCATCATTTGGTAAAACAATAAATGCCATTGATGCCACTGATATTGACGGAGATGGAGATGCGGATTTACTCGTTAGTATTAACCGTGATAAAATTGTTAAGTATCCGAATTACTGTCTTGATTATGGAGATGCTCCACAAGTAACTCCAAAGCCAGAAGAATATCCCACTTTATTGGCAAATAACGGTCCCCGTCATGAAATTTCATCAGATTTATATCTCGGCTCCCTGATAGATTCTGAAAGTGACGGACAAAGAACAGCAAATGCCGACGGTGATGATACAGACGCAGACGGAGACGACGAAGACGGAATAGACCCTGCGCAATTGGAAATAAGCGAAGGCATGATTCCGGTTATTGATGTTAATGTAGTTAATAACACAGGGAATACCGCCACTGTCAAAGGGTGGATCGACTACGACGGTGACGGGGATTTTGATGCAGGCGAATCAGCGACTTCCACGACTTCCGCTTCGGGAGTTGTATCGTTGACTTTCCCGCAAGTTCCCACCGGTGCTGCTTCAGCTACATTTGCTCGTTTTCGCGTCAGCACAGACGCTAGCTCCTTAACTGGTCCCGGCGGATTTTCAATGAATGGCGAAGTGGAAGATTATCAGGTAACGATAACTCTGCCCCCGGATGTTGATGTAACAAAGGACGATACTTTAATAACGGACAACGATGGAGATGGTCTTGCCGACCCTGGCGATCAAATTCGCTATACAACCGTTGTCACAAATACTGGCGACGGAGACGGCAAAAATGCTGTGTTTAGCGACACGCCTGATGCAAATACGACGTTGGTAACCGGTTCTGTCTCCTCAACGCAAGGCACTGTGACTTCAGGAAATGGAGCTGGCGACACAAAAGTTGAAGTCAATATTGGCACGTTACTTAATACGACCGGAGTTGATACAATTACTTTTGACGTGACCGTAAACAGCTCTATTCCTGCCAATATCACTCATCTTTGCAATCAAGGACTTGTTTCAGGAAGCAATTTTGACGACGAAATCACCGACGATCCTGACACTGCACCTTACGAAGATTCAACGTGCACAGAGGTCGATGATGATTTTGATGATGATGGCGTAAAAAATGCTGAAGAAGGAGACGCAGATCGCGACGGCGACGGTATTCCTGACCATCAGGACTACGACCCCAGCGGCTGGATTTACAATGAAGATAACGGTGACATTATTTCCGGAGGTACGATTTCGGTGTCACCGTCAGCAGGGGTAAATATTATTCAGGATGGCTCAAGTGGTTATTATCAGTTTACTATTTCTCAAAATGGAGATTACACCTTATCTTACAATCCCCCATCAGGTTTTAATTTAAGTTCAACCTGTAGCGAACAATCCGGCAAACTTGATCCTGATCCGGCGACCGATCCCAATCCTTATGTTGTGGGTGCGGGCAGCAAGGACGGCACAAGTAATAAAATGACTAACTGGAATTGCGGGGATAATCCCTATTATTGGGACTTTCATTTAGAAGTTGGTGATCCAGTCATTATTAATAATAACATCCCGTTACATCCGCAACCGACGAATATAACACTTTCTTATTTTACAGCCGAATTAGATCAAAATGGTATCCTGATCCAATGGGGCACAGAAACCGAACCTGATAATGCAGGCTTCAATATTTTCCGCAGCCAGCAAGAAAATGGGGAATATTCAAAAGTCAATGACAACTTAATTCCTGCGCAAGGGAATGCCACCACAGGCACCAATTACACATATCTTGATTCACCGGAGCAATCAGGAAATTATTTTTACAAATTACAATCCACAGCCTTAACAGGTCAAAACACCTTTTATGGACCAATTTCTATAATTTTAACTTCAGCAAATATAAACAAAAACACCATCCCTGACAATTATGCACTCTCGCAAAACTATCCCAATCCGTTCAATCCGGAGACAAGTATCGAGTACGCATTACCCGAACCGGCGCAGGTGACACTATCAATTTACGACATCAATGGCCATCTGGTTCGAAAATTGGTTTCAGGTAAACAAGCGGCTGGTGTGCATCTCGCAATATGGGACGGCAGAGATAATGCCGGCGCAAAAGTTGTCAGTGGAATTTATTTTTATCATTTTAAAGCTGTAAGCAAAAATCAGATTTTTAGCAAAACGAACAAGATGATTTTGATGAAATAA